From the genome of Rhodobacteraceae bacterium Araon29, one region includes:
- the hslV gene encoding ATP-dependent protease subunit HslV: MADDTFPGWHGTTIIGVKKGAKVVIAGDGQVSLGQTVIKGTARKVRKLSPGGYEVIAGFAGSTADAFTLLERLEAKLEATPGQLARASVDLAKDWRTDKYLQKLEAMLIVTDGTQLMVITGAGDVLEPEHDVAAIGSGGNYALAAARAMMESDKDAETIAREAMAIAADICVYTNGKLTVEELSQ; encoded by the coding sequence ATGGCGGACGATACCTTTCCCGGATGGCATGGAACTACGATTATTGGCGTTAAAAAAGGTGCCAAAGTTGTGATCGCGGGTGATGGGCAAGTATCCCTTGGCCAAACAGTGATTAAAGGAACTGCCCGTAAAGTGCGCAAGCTTTCGCCCGGTGGGTATGAGGTTATTGCCGGTTTTGCTGGCTCAACAGCTGATGCCTTTACACTTCTTGAACGGCTTGAAGCAAAGCTAGAAGCAACACCCGGACAACTGGCCCGTGCGTCTGTGGATTTGGCCAAAGACTGGCGCACAGATAAGTACCTTCAAAAACTCGAAGCCATGTTGATTGTTACTGATGGCACTCAGCTCATGGTTATTACAGGAGCTGGAGATGTGCTTGAGCCCGAACATGATGTGGCGGCAATAGGGTCGGGTGGAAATTACGCATTGGCAGCGGCTCGCGCGATGATGGAAAGTGATAAAGATGCAGAAACGATTGCGCGCGAAGCCATGGCCATAGCAGCAGACATTTGTGTGTACACGAATGGCAAGTTAACGGTTGAGGAATTGTCACAATGA
- the hslU gene encoding ATP-dependent protease ATPase subunit HslU, whose protein sequence is MTDLTPREIVSELDRFIIGQKDAKRAVAVALRSRWRRKQLDVNLRDEVFPKNILMIGPTGVGKTEISRRLAKLARAPFIKVEATKFTEVGYVGRDVEQIIRDLVDSAIAMIREQMREDVRVKAARAAEDRVIEAIAGTDARESTREMFRKKLRAGDLDSHEIELEVSDTSNPMSMLDIPGQPGSQMGMMNLGDIFGKAFGQRTRKRKMLVSQSHDVLVGEEADKLLDDEAVTRLALEAVEQNGIVFLDEIDKVCARSDARGAEVSREGVQRDLLPLIEGTTVSTKHGSVKTDHILFIASGAFHVAKPSDLLPELQGRLPIRVELRALTEADFVRILTETDNALTLQYTALMATEGVEVTFVQNGISALAKIAAQVNHSVENIGARRLYTVLERVFEELSFAAPDKPGEKITVDAGFVEAHIGDLTKNMDLSRYVL, encoded by the coding sequence ATGACTGATTTGACCCCAAGGGAGATTGTGTCCGAGCTAGATCGCTTTATCATTGGTCAAAAAGACGCAAAACGAGCGGTTGCTGTGGCTCTTCGATCACGCTGGCGGCGCAAACAACTGGATGTGAATCTTCGAGATGAGGTTTTTCCAAAAAATATCTTGATGATCGGCCCAACAGGCGTTGGCAAAACGGAAATCAGTCGTCGGCTGGCAAAGCTCGCCAGAGCACCATTTATCAAGGTTGAGGCCACAAAATTTACAGAAGTGGGATACGTTGGGCGCGATGTTGAACAAATCATTCGTGATTTGGTAGACAGTGCGATCGCCATGATCCGCGAGCAAATGCGCGAGGATGTCCGCGTAAAAGCCGCCCGTGCAGCAGAAGACCGCGTCATTGAGGCAATAGCTGGGACAGATGCACGCGAGTCAACACGCGAGATGTTTCGGAAAAAATTACGTGCTGGTGATTTGGACAGCCATGAAATTGAGCTTGAGGTCTCCGATACCAGCAACCCGATGTCAATGCTTGATATTCCCGGTCAACCGGGTAGCCAAATGGGCATGATGAATTTAGGTGATATTTTTGGCAAAGCCTTTGGGCAACGCACGAGAAAACGCAAGATGCTTGTTTCTCAAAGCCATGACGTTTTGGTAGGCGAAGAAGCCGATAAATTGCTTGATGATGAAGCCGTCACCCGGCTCGCGCTTGAGGCGGTTGAACAAAACGGTATCGTGTTTCTTGATGAAATTGACAAAGTGTGTGCACGCAGCGATGCGCGGGGCGCGGAAGTTAGTCGCGAAGGTGTTCAACGTGATCTATTGCCACTTATTGAAGGCACAACCGTCAGTACCAAACATGGGTCTGTAAAAACTGACCATATCCTGTTCATCGCCTCTGGGGCTTTTCATGTTGCCAAACCTTCAGATTTGCTGCCTGAACTGCAAGGGCGTTTACCAATCCGCGTTGAGCTACGGGCTTTAACCGAAGCTGACTTTGTTCGTATTTTAACAGAAACAGACAATGCGCTTACACTGCAATACACTGCGTTAATGGCCACCGAGGGTGTAGAAGTGACCTTCGTTCAAAACGGCATCTCAGCACTTGCGAAAATAGCAGCGCAGGTTAATCATTCTGTGGAAAACATTGGCGCGCGCCGGCTTTACACAGTACTAGAACGCGTGTTTGAAGAGCTGTCTTTTGCAGCACCAGACAAACCTGGTGAAAAAATTACGGTTGATGCAGGTTTTGTTGAAGCCCATATTGGCGATCTTACCAAGAATATGGATCTTAGCCGTTACGTTTTATAA
- a CDS encoding FAD-dependent oxidoreductase has translation MTKLKPYWLDLTEFPEASEQQVLPQEIDILIVGAGLTGLSAARTAAKAGRAVLVVDQHAPGFGASSRNGGMLGGGHRLSIAEMTARYGKDLAFKLLQEAHLDSADFVRRVMAEEAIDCDYEQVGRFRGLWHTNEYEAAARDLEQLQKLLPIEASMLSRSQQHQAVASDLYRGGVVYHQHAAINPAKWVSGLHRAAADYGALVQGNTAVLGLQKSQRGYLVKTTRGVVKANKILLATNGYTPPQMGALRRRVFPVPSFIISTDELGRDRIRQLFPSDMMVVESRTRHCYYRPSPDKTRIIFGARAAMFDAPEALVVSQLRKLLGQIFPQLRQVKISHSWRGFTGFTFEFMPHVGQIDGVWHAAGYSGNGNTLAPWLGHKAALQMIGDPAGETAFSHTELKTRWWYHNRAWFLPFVDVAYRSRDFWNDWNRT, from the coding sequence GTGACCAAATTAAAACCATATTGGTTGGATCTTACCGAATTTCCTGAAGCTTCTGAACAACAGGTGCTGCCGCAGGAGATCGACATATTGATCGTTGGTGCAGGATTGACCGGTCTTTCAGCGGCAAGAACAGCCGCAAAAGCGGGCCGAGCTGTTTTGGTGGTTGACCAACACGCCCCTGGATTTGGAGCCAGTTCGCGAAACGGCGGGATGCTTGGCGGCGGTCACAGGTTGTCAATTGCGGAGATGACAGCACGTTATGGCAAAGACCTTGCCTTCAAACTTTTACAAGAAGCACATTTGGACAGTGCAGATTTTGTGCGCAGGGTCATGGCCGAGGAAGCCATCGACTGCGATTACGAACAGGTTGGCCGGTTTCGGGGGCTTTGGCATACCAATGAATATGAAGCTGCTGCGCGCGACTTGGAGCAGTTGCAAAAACTGCTGCCAATAGAGGCCAGCATGCTTTCGCGTTCGCAGCAACACCAAGCCGTTGCTTCAGACCTTTATCGCGGCGGCGTGGTTTATCACCAACATGCCGCCATTAACCCGGCAAAATGGGTTTCCGGGCTTCACCGCGCTGCAGCAGATTATGGTGCACTTGTTCAGGGCAACACAGCTGTTCTCGGCCTGCAAAAATCACAGCGTGGCTATTTGGTCAAGACCACACGAGGTGTGGTCAAAGCCAACAAAATATTGCTTGCAACCAATGGATACACACCCCCCCAAATGGGCGCATTGCGCCGGCGGGTGTTTCCGGTTCCTTCCTTTATAATCAGCACTGATGAACTTGGCCGTGACCGTATCCGTCAGCTATTCCCAAGCGATATGATGGTTGTCGAGTCGCGCACCCGTCATTGCTATTACCGTCCAAGCCCGGACAAAACCCGCATTATTTTTGGCGCGCGCGCTGCCATGTTTGACGCACCCGAGGCACTTGTAGTGAGCCAGTTGCGCAAATTGCTAGGTCAGATTTTCCCACAATTGCGACAGGTTAAAATTTCTCACAGTTGGCGCGGATTTACCGGATTTACATTTGAATTTATGCCGCATGTTGGGCAAATTGACGGGGTTTGGCATGCCGCAGGATATTCCGGCAATGGCAATACATTAGCACCATGGTTGGGGCATAAGGCGGCGCTGCAAATGATCGGCGATCCTGCAGGTGAAACCGCATTTTCCCATACAGAGTTGAAAACAAGGTGGTGGTATCATAATCGGGCCTGGTTTTTGCCCTTTGTCGATGTGGCCTATCGGAGCCGGGATTTTTGGAATGATTGGAACCGGACTTAG
- the radC gene encoding DNA repair protein RadC, producing the protein MEHESDADEAELPLFLQGEMSPFLKGGAKLPSYIKGHRKRLRHRFMDGGASAVPDYELLELVLFRAIPRRDVKPLARALLDQFADFNGVLSAPFDRLSTVPGVSSAVFEELKIVEAAAHRLAKAKIIGQPVLSCWDALLSYCQTTLAHRSIEEFRVLFLDRKNNLIADEKQGSGTVDHVPVYPREIIKQALQLNASALILVHNHPSGDPTPSSEDIKMTDEIVTASAILGLTVHDHLVIGKSSEFSFRSEGLLP; encoded by the coding sequence ATGGAGCATGAAAGCGATGCAGACGAAGCCGAATTACCACTATTTTTGCAAGGTGAAATGTCGCCTTTTCTAAAAGGCGGCGCTAAACTTCCCTCCTATATAAAAGGTCATCGCAAACGCCTTCGGCATCGTTTTATGGATGGTGGGGCTTCGGCTGTACCTGATTATGAATTGCTTGAGTTGGTTTTATTTCGCGCCATTCCGCGCCGTGACGTTAAGCCATTGGCGCGTGCTTTGTTGGATCAATTTGCAGATTTCAATGGGGTTCTTTCCGCTCCTTTTGATCGCTTGAGTACAGTGCCAGGGGTTTCGTCAGCCGTTTTTGAGGAACTTAAAATAGTAGAAGCTGCTGCGCACCGGTTGGCCAAGGCAAAAATCATTGGGCAGCCGGTTTTATCGTGCTGGGACGCGTTGCTTTCCTATTGCCAAACAACACTCGCCCATAGGTCTATTGAGGAATTTCGTGTGCTTTTTTTAGATCGCAAGAACAACCTTATTGCCGATGAAAAGCAAGGCAGCGGCACAGTAGACCATGTTCCAGTTTATCCTAGGGAAATCATTAAACAGGCCTTGCAGCTGAATGCGTCAGCTTTAATTCTTGTGCACAATCATCCCTCTGGCGACCCCACACCCTCGTCTGAAGATATCAAGATGACCGATGAAATTGTGACAGCATCAGCTATATTGGGGCTTACTGTTCATGATCACCTGGTGATTGGAAAATCTTCCGAATTTAGTTTTCGGTCAGAGGGGCTATTACCCTAA